A window of Tautonia plasticadhaerens contains these coding sequences:
- a CDS encoding amino acid adenylation domain-containing protein — translation MQPRTTQPRTAPARTTPVTTPALQDDRLRPDRRVDPAHAAHRPALAPRETIHLAQLLDRAATRWPDRPAVEAEDGRVLTYDQLDRAADRLDARLARYGIGRGDRVGLMLPKSPEAVAAIHGVLRSGAAYVPVDPTAPPARGAGILADAFVKAVVVDSGLVDALRSCWPGPGPMPKLIVVGEGAADHPDGVSWAEVMADEAPTPDPSPRFDGDVAYILYTSGSTGTPKGVTLSHANALCFLDWCASAFGVEPGRRFASHAPFHFDLSVFDLYACCRAGGTLVLVGEGLGKDPARLGDFLTDRAIDVWYSAPSILALLSEYGRIDRPGLTPPRLVLFAGEVFPIAHLRRLRRLWPYATLWNLYGPTETNVCTAHRIPEAIADDRDEPFPIGPVCPPLRARVVDEQGDDVPDGDEGELLIAGPGVMRGYFGRDDLTEAAFIESVDGTRWYRTGDLVSDLGGGCFSYHGRRDRMVKKRGYRIELGEIEAALHRLDGVSRAAVVATPTAEGLVISAFVAMKAGQKGSIIALKRHCASVLPSYMIPDAIRFLPSIPSTSTDKVDYPHLGALASGPEPEAA, via the coding sequence ATGCAACCCAGAACGACCCAGCCGCGCACCGCCCCCGCCCGGACCACCCCGGTCACGACCCCGGCCCTCCAGGACGATCGCCTGCGGCCCGACCGCCGCGTCGACCCCGCCCACGCGGCCCACCGACCGGCCCTGGCGCCGAGGGAGACCATCCACCTGGCGCAGTTGCTCGACCGCGCCGCCACCCGGTGGCCCGACCGCCCGGCCGTCGAGGCCGAGGACGGGAGGGTCCTGACCTACGACCAGCTCGACCGGGCCGCCGACCGGCTCGACGCCCGGCTCGCCCGCTACGGGATCGGCCGGGGGGACCGCGTCGGCCTGATGCTGCCGAAGTCCCCCGAGGCGGTGGCCGCGATCCACGGCGTCCTCCGATCGGGCGCCGCGTACGTCCCCGTCGACCCGACCGCCCCCCCGGCCCGGGGGGCCGGGATCCTGGCCGATGCGTTCGTGAAGGCGGTGGTGGTCGACTCCGGGCTGGTCGACGCGCTCCGCTCCTGCTGGCCCGGCCCCGGGCCGATGCCGAAGCTGATCGTCGTGGGCGAGGGGGCCGCCGACCACCCCGACGGCGTCTCCTGGGCCGAGGTCATGGCCGACGAGGCCCCGACCCCCGACCCGTCCCCCCGCTTCGACGGCGACGTGGCGTACATCCTCTACACGTCGGGGTCGACCGGGACGCCCAAGGGCGTGACGCTCTCTCACGCCAACGCGCTCTGCTTCCTCGATTGGTGCGCCTCCGCCTTCGGCGTCGAGCCGGGCCGCCGGTTCGCCTCGCACGCGCCCTTCCATTTCGACCTGTCGGTCTTCGACCTCTACGCCTGCTGCCGGGCCGGCGGGACCCTGGTGCTCGTCGGCGAGGGCCTGGGCAAGGACCCGGCCCGCCTCGGCGATTTCCTGACCGACCGCGCCATCGACGTCTGGTACTCGGCCCCGTCGATCCTCGCCCTGCTCTCGGAGTACGGCCGGATCGACCGGCCGGGGCTGACCCCGCCGAGGCTCGTCCTGTTCGCGGGCGAGGTCTTCCCGATCGCCCACCTCCGCCGGCTCCGGAGGCTCTGGCCGTATGCGACGCTCTGGAACCTCTACGGCCCGACCGAGACGAACGTCTGCACCGCCCACCGCATCCCCGAGGCCATCGCCGACGACCGGGACGAGCCCTTCCCGATCGGCCCGGTCTGCCCGCCGCTGCGGGCCCGGGTGGTCGACGAGCAGGGGGACGACGTGCCCGACGGCGACGAGGGGGAGCTGCTCATCGCCGGCCCCGGCGTGATGCGCGGCTACTTCGGCCGGGACGACCTGACGGAGGCCGCCTTCATCGAGTCGGTCGACGGCACCCGCTGGTATCGCACCGGCGACCTCGTCTCGGATCTCGGGGGCGGCTGCTTCTCCTACCACGGCCGCCGGGACCGCATGGTGAAGAAGCGCGGCTACCGGATCGAGCTGGGCGAGATCGAGGCCGCCCTGCACCGCCTCGACGGCGTCTCCCGGGCCGCCGTCGTCGCCACCCCGACCGCCGAGGGGCTGGTCATCTCGGCCTTCGTCGCGATGAAGGCGGGGCAGAAGGGATCGATCATCGCGCTGAAACGCCATTGCGCCTCGGTGCTCCCGTCCTACATGATCCCCGACGCGATCCGATTCCTCCCGTCGATCCCGTCGACCTCGACCGACAAGGTGGATTATCCCCACCTCGGGGCCCTCGCCTCGGGCCCCGAGCCGGAGGCCGCCTGA
- a CDS encoding SGNH/GDSL hydrolase family protein, with the protein MTRTSASQAPRASLLTALLASAALLAAGLADWPAGRARSAMQSLRSAEPNRADREATAGGYYEGLINRGAPEDRATDEVALRLLGTPDRWVSFHDMGATHYIPDAFLQFQLHPDVRRPVLDHEFTTNALGLRDRDGYTVEKPEGTFRIVLLGSSIDMGWGVDVEDTYENWLEDWLNARAEKIGLDRRFEILNFAMAAYGPAQRLERFRTYAAGFDPDLVLYSGTMLDPRLSEIHLCDLIRYRADPTYDFVRAVLDVARLTDEDTELDPSGQLERRSRLKAKLAPYLWAMVDGSVGTLATECRARHLPLAYLVVPRAGLSDVPGTRDPGVSRHVEIATRHGVDLLDLTGAFDDDDPDALALAPWDDHPNADGHRLIFYALAEALVADPGLSRLLFGAEGGGRVLHPGEGPVAAESGRWGRGGGRTR; encoded by the coding sequence ATGACCCGGACCTCCGCCTCCCAGGCCCCCCGCGCCTCGCTGCTGACGGCCCTGCTCGCCTCGGCCGCCCTGCTCGCCGCCGGGCTGGCCGACTGGCCCGCCGGCCGGGCCCGGTCGGCGATGCAGTCGCTCCGCTCGGCCGAGCCGAACCGGGCCGACCGGGAGGCCACCGCCGGGGGCTACTACGAGGGGCTCATCAACCGGGGAGCCCCCGAGGATCGCGCCACCGACGAGGTCGCCCTCCGGCTGCTCGGCACCCCCGACCGCTGGGTCAGCTTCCACGACATGGGGGCGACGCACTACATCCCCGACGCCTTCCTCCAGTTCCAGCTCCACCCCGACGTCCGCCGGCCGGTGCTCGACCACGAGTTCACCACCAACGCCCTCGGGCTCCGGGACCGGGACGGCTATACCGTCGAGAAGCCGGAGGGGACGTTCCGGATCGTCCTGCTCGGCTCGTCGATCGACATGGGTTGGGGCGTCGACGTGGAGGACACCTACGAGAACTGGCTGGAGGACTGGCTCAACGCCCGGGCCGAGAAGATCGGGCTCGACCGCCGCTTCGAGATCCTGAACTTCGCCATGGCCGCCTACGGGCCGGCCCAGCGGCTGGAACGCTTCCGGACGTATGCCGCCGGGTTCGACCCGGACCTCGTCCTCTACTCGGGCACGATGCTCGACCCGAGGCTCTCGGAGATCCACCTCTGCGACCTGATCCGCTACCGGGCGGACCCGACCTACGACTTCGTCCGGGCCGTGCTCGACGTCGCCCGGCTGACCGACGAGGACACCGAGCTCGACCCCTCCGGCCAGCTCGAGAGGCGGAGCCGCCTGAAGGCCAAGCTCGCCCCCTACCTCTGGGCGATGGTCGACGGCTCGGTCGGCACGCTCGCGACCGAATGCCGGGCCCGGCACCTGCCGCTGGCCTACCTGGTCGTCCCCCGGGCCGGCCTCTCCGACGTGCCCGGGACCCGGGACCCCGGCGTGAGCCGGCACGTCGAGATCGCCACCCGTCACGGCGTCGACCTGCTCGACCTGACCGGAGCCTTCGACGACGACGACCCCGACGCCCTGGCCCTCGCCCCCTGGGACGACCACCCCAACGCCGACGGCCACCGCCTGATCTTCTATGCCCTGGCCGAGGCCCTGGTCGCCGACCCCGGCCTCTCCCGCCTCCTCTTCGGCGCCGAGGGCGGCGGCCGCGTCCTCCACCCCGGCGAAGGCCCGGTCGCGGCCGAGTCGGGGCGTTGGGGGAGGGGCGGGGGGAGGACACGATGA
- a CDS encoding LpxL/LpxP family acyltransferase: MRPIPRHLTSWKPWFYRAMLPALRRLGPEGCDAALVAVGLVLGTVPGRRGRIDRRLRSARSALGCVWDLEVARSGLAGNLARFAARDCTLEGLADDEAIARFDVDGAGHLDAVLADGRGAILLGGHFGAYLSAMHWLVRRRVPMRAMVQRPRHVSAELARWFDRAGTAGDPDSLGRHPQSGFFLRRSMPPGEGVLRVLRARSALREGMAIFINGDVAWDAGCARPGRLLGRESNYQSAWADLAAITGAPVLPVFCSHRPGGRFSMTIDPPWSLSAGDQQRAVDRYLSRLESAIAAEPAEAIAHLLWASSPLAVLGDRPVGRPARPVPSAKPRVRVRGRVGPDRAPSPLR; the protein is encoded by the coding sequence GTGCGTCCGATCCCGCGACACCTCACCAGCTGGAAGCCCTGGTTCTACCGGGCGATGCTCCCGGCGCTCCGCCGGCTCGGCCCCGAGGGGTGCGACGCCGCCCTGGTCGCCGTCGGCCTCGTGCTGGGGACCGTGCCGGGGCGGCGGGGTCGGATCGACCGCCGGTTGCGGTCGGCGCGGTCGGCGCTCGGGTGTGTCTGGGACCTCGAGGTCGCCCGGTCGGGCCTGGCCGGCAACCTCGCCCGGTTCGCCGCCCGGGACTGCACCCTGGAGGGCCTGGCCGACGACGAGGCGATCGCCCGGTTCGACGTCGACGGGGCCGGGCACCTCGACGCGGTCCTGGCCGATGGCCGGGGGGCGATCCTGCTCGGCGGCCACTTCGGCGCCTATCTCTCGGCGATGCACTGGCTCGTCCGACGACGGGTGCCGATGCGGGCGATGGTCCAGCGGCCCCGGCACGTCTCGGCCGAGCTGGCCCGCTGGTTCGACCGGGCGGGCACGGCCGGGGATCCCGACTCCCTCGGCCGACACCCACAATCCGGGTTCTTCCTCCGCCGGTCGATGCCCCCGGGAGAGGGGGTCCTCCGGGTGCTCCGGGCCCGATCGGCGCTGCGCGAGGGGATGGCGATCTTCATCAATGGCGACGTCGCCTGGGACGCCGGCTGCGCCCGCCCCGGTCGGCTGCTCGGCCGGGAGTCGAACTACCAGTCGGCCTGGGCCGACCTGGCCGCCATCACCGGGGCGCCGGTCCTGCCGGTCTTCTGCTCCCACCGGCCCGGCGGCCGGTTCTCGATGACGATCGACCCGCCCTGGTCCCTTTCGGCGGGCGATCAGCAACGCGCCGTCGACCGCTACCTCTCCCGGCTCGAATCGGCCATCGCCGCCGAGCCGGCCGAGGCGATCGCCCACCTGCTCTGGGCCTCCTCCCCCCTTGCCGTCCTCGGTGACCGTCCCGTTGGCCGCCCCGCGAGGCCCGTGCCCTCGGCCAAGCCTCGGGTTCGGGTGCGAGGGCGGGTCGGCCCGGATCGGGCCCCGTCACCGCTGCGCTGA
- a CDS encoding SGNH/GDSL hydrolase family protein, whose protein sequence is MAASRTFPPQFALTAALLAWGLAPDSVRPRAADALLRSGKNRADLDRLEAGYYEHLLDTGRRLDDDAVTPPPAPFKDGPLAMKVEDLRECVLRPDLATTFRGARWTTNRLGLRDDGCEAGDAAGSYRVAVIGDSIGVGWGVHDGEGFEPRLERALDARSADLGGPRVELLNLCVPGYAPGQRREHLERLGWSFGPDLVLYQATAADIGWDERRLRALLPGGIGWDAPMYREAIASGGLRPGDGPDRVRDALKPRRLDILAGVYRAVVADARGRGVPIGWVLLPRVGRPIDPRERRSLVGLATVAGFDPIIDLSDAFDGLDPRSIAVGPDDYHPNADGHAILARRLEAALATRPGVPWTDPTESSRPGSAGGATRR, encoded by the coding sequence ATGGCCGCCTCCCGAACCTTCCCCCCCCAGTTCGCCCTGACCGCCGCCCTGCTCGCCTGGGGCCTGGCGCCGGACTCGGTCCGCCCCCGGGCCGCCGACGCCCTGCTCCGATCGGGGAAGAACCGGGCCGACCTCGATCGCCTGGAAGCCGGGTATTATGAGCACCTGCTCGACACCGGCCGACGACTCGACGACGACGCCGTCACGCCCCCCCCGGCCCCGTTCAAGGACGGCCCGCTCGCGATGAAGGTCGAGGACCTCCGGGAGTGCGTCCTCCGTCCCGACCTGGCCACCACCTTCCGGGGCGCCCGCTGGACGACCAACCGGCTCGGCCTTCGGGACGACGGCTGCGAGGCCGGGGATGCGGCGGGCTCGTACCGGGTCGCCGTCATCGGCGACTCGATCGGCGTCGGCTGGGGCGTCCACGACGGCGAGGGGTTCGAGCCGAGGCTGGAACGGGCGCTCGACGCCCGGTCGGCCGACCTCGGGGGACCCCGGGTCGAGCTGCTCAACCTCTGCGTCCCCGGCTACGCCCCCGGCCAGCGTCGGGAGCACCTGGAGCGGCTCGGGTGGTCGTTCGGGCCCGACCTCGTGCTGTACCAGGCGACGGCGGCCGACATCGGTTGGGACGAGCGACGCCTCCGCGCCCTGCTGCCCGGGGGCATCGGCTGGGACGCCCCCATGTACCGGGAGGCGATCGCCTCCGGCGGCCTCCGCCCCGGGGACGGCCCCGACCGGGTCCGGGACGCGCTGAAGCCGAGGCGACTGGACATCCTGGCCGGCGTCTATCGGGCGGTCGTCGCCGACGCGAGGGGCCGGGGCGTGCCGATCGGCTGGGTCCTGCTGCCCCGGGTCGGCCGGCCGATCGACCCCCGGGAGCGTCGATCGCTCGTCGGCCTGGCCACGGTCGCCGGCTTCGACCCGATCATCGACCTGTCCGACGCCTTCGACGGACTCGACCCGCGGTCGATCGCCGTCGGCCCGGACGACTACCACCCGAACGCCGACGGGCACGCGATCCTCGCCCGCCGGCTGGAGGCCGCGCTGGCCACCCGGCCCGGCGTGCCCTGGACCGACCCGACCGAATCGAGCCGGCCCGGATCGGCCGGGGGAGCGACCCGACGATGA
- a CDS encoding ArnT family glycosyltransferase → MPLRFGHRVRSRWPELVLLASALVTFVGLLGAVDLWGKREQRAAAESLDTVNHGHWLIAEIQGRPRLEKPPLPRWASASLMLLTGRSDEVIVRLPSALAAVGVALLVYDLGRRLGGRWVGIASGLAYCSTFYAITEHRQAGNDGPLAFFTTLALYSAWRRLHGDRVGPGLPPPSEEPGPRGWSILMYASLGLGFLTKGPVILVLVGLTVVPYLAVSRRLKAGLLLLQDWRGVALMTALCLCWPVPVLVSRFDALSVWMLEIGQKVGSAGVAHHDWRTPLVAEWFWMAMPWTPLAILALVVPFTARGRASRSTPWFPWFWAFANLAMFSTWSVAKPNYYVPCLPAVALLAGSGWIRMAREARSGAIGPRLMLQSLWVVLFVVACAAPVVVSQRAPEFLGASLALAAVVVAGVVASAVAWRRGAEATALAPIAASVSVGVLIAYGAIARPLLGSQSHRPLAATIDRLVPDDESTVLFFHELDEGLWFYLRDRALAPVPGSQPSTNDAHDMVVEARQGTLVEDPGLRLQQELDVLLGWIADPDREARHFLIRDRLYDRFAPALRGLTTELYREPDLGRNELVLLRVDAPAGTVASADADPASDLGTGPLR, encoded by the coding sequence ATGCCGCTTCGTTTCGGGCACCGGGTCCGGTCGCGCTGGCCCGAGCTGGTGTTGCTCGCCTCGGCGCTGGTGACCTTCGTCGGCCTGCTCGGTGCCGTGGACCTCTGGGGCAAGCGCGAGCAGCGCGCCGCCGCCGAGTCCCTCGACACCGTGAACCACGGCCACTGGCTGATCGCCGAGATCCAGGGCCGCCCCCGGCTGGAGAAGCCGCCGCTGCCGAGGTGGGCCAGCGCCTCGCTGATGCTGCTGACCGGCCGCAGCGACGAGGTGATCGTCCGCCTCCCCTCGGCCCTGGCGGCCGTCGGCGTGGCGCTGCTGGTCTACGACCTGGGTCGTCGGCTCGGGGGGCGGTGGGTCGGGATCGCGTCGGGGTTGGCGTATTGCTCGACCTTCTATGCGATCACCGAGCACCGCCAGGCCGGCAACGACGGGCCGCTCGCCTTCTTCACCACGCTGGCCCTCTATTCCGCCTGGCGTCGGCTGCACGGCGATCGGGTCGGGCCTGGCCTGCCGCCGCCATCGGAGGAGCCCGGCCCCCGGGGCTGGTCGATCCTGATGTACGCGAGCCTGGGCCTGGGCTTCCTGACCAAGGGGCCGGTGATCCTGGTCCTCGTCGGGCTGACGGTGGTGCCGTACCTCGCCGTCTCGAGGCGGCTGAAGGCGGGGCTCCTCCTGCTGCAGGACTGGCGGGGGGTCGCCTTGATGACCGCCCTCTGCCTCTGCTGGCCGGTGCCGGTGCTGGTCTCCCGGTTCGACGCGCTGAGCGTCTGGATGCTGGAAATCGGCCAGAAGGTCGGCTCGGCCGGGGTGGCGCACCACGACTGGCGGACCCCCCTGGTCGCCGAGTGGTTCTGGATGGCGATGCCCTGGACCCCCCTGGCGATCCTGGCCCTGGTCGTGCCCTTCACGGCGAGGGGCCGGGCGTCGAGGTCGACCCCCTGGTTCCCCTGGTTCTGGGCGTTCGCCAACCTGGCGATGTTCAGCACCTGGTCGGTGGCCAAGCCCAATTATTATGTCCCTTGCCTGCCGGCGGTGGCGCTGCTGGCCGGGTCGGGGTGGATCCGGATGGCCCGGGAGGCGAGGTCCGGGGCGATCGGCCCCAGGCTGATGCTCCAGTCGCTCTGGGTGGTCCTGTTCGTGGTCGCCTGCGCGGCCCCGGTGGTCGTCTCGCAGCGGGCCCCCGAGTTCCTCGGGGCGTCGCTGGCGCTGGCGGCGGTCGTGGTGGCCGGCGTGGTCGCCTCGGCCGTGGCCTGGAGGAGGGGGGCCGAGGCGACGGCGCTGGCGCCGATCGCCGCCTCGGTCTCCGTCGGCGTCCTGATCGCCTACGGGGCGATCGCCCGGCCGCTACTGGGCTCCCAGAGCCACCGCCCCCTGGCCGCGACGATCGACCGGCTCGTCCCCGACGACGAGTCGACCGTCCTGTTCTTCCACGAACTGGACGAGGGGCTCTGGTTCTACCTCCGGGACCGCGCGCTCGCCCCCGTGCCCGGCAGCCAGCCGAGCACCAACGACGCCCACGACATGGTCGTCGAGGCCCGCCAGGGCACCCTCGTCGAGGATCCCGGCCTGCGGCTCCAGCAGGAACTCGACGTGCTACTCGGCTGGATCGCCGACCCCGACCGGGAGGCGCGCCACTTCCTGATCCGGGACCGCCTCTACGATCGCTTCGCCCCCGCGCTCCGGGGGCTGACGACCGAGCTGTACCGGGAGCCCGACCTGGGCCGCAATGAACTGGTCCTGCTCCGCGTCGACGCGCCCGCCGGCACGGTCGCCTCGGCCGACGCCGACCCCGCCTCCGACCTCGGGACGGGCCCGCTCCGCTGA